One Rickettsia prowazekii str. Breinl genomic region harbors:
- a CDS encoding type IV secretion system protein: protein MALFPRSILIALVLSFVLNLGLVTKIHAKDTLDSIIDILSGLTCETQGVGDLMRTEFSHTCIVAPFFTFAVMNLVSPVLYMNTFLKLKINDSDLFNDSDFGNFPGGQCTRANRIDPKNPELRFALCNNAKLIVSRAKSVAESALAIAKAVLTWSDPWDDIKQAWENKKKEYHIPYRGKPGDDGFAFDVGFPVIYWKVIQDRDRICVSTKGFTGDVPVGCKYMKEPFPKSIYNSFIDVEDKNFIKDPTNDTPSDPLALVSCSAAGEGCYQKAYNASKTAVVMTSPLIECIKQMIARLLISKDVCSFDNVDQVVNLSSRQDSALFQFQVGMYKIVTAFLTLYVMFFGFKLLLAGKVPPKSEYINFILKIIFVTYFSIGININPANGSQYDRLDGMIQWAFPFLLNGINGLASWVMNAAPSGLCKFNNIHYDGSVSYIALWDALDCRVAHYLGLDILSTLLVENTYRSHDFLNFDFFSFSAPPYIYLLIPAIISGNMMLVSLALSYPLLVISVAAFMVNATIMCMISIVILGILAPLFVPMFLFAYTRNYFDSWVKLMISFLLQPMVVVTFMITMFAVYDYGFYGKCQYKSKLIHNSIEDKIQGGLKSKRDVLIFYINNDWDDTSQYPDKDSVESCKNSLGYMLNNPINMAFNFAKDNISEIVNSKPGETTTDEFLSKFQFLSGVVLGPGMFFMSPKVLFEKIKNILLALVTACFTLYLMYNFSSQLAEFAADMTEGVALNNVAIKPQAIFKAAMAALSTAGTATKGIDQMASRGGGARDLGGAKGFVSDNTASSGSAVGDNIAVSRGASTPTVTTTTDSSSITNSITKTVSSDVRSDIVTPHSPTTAFSQHSSISSTIPTSVHNIKPTSIKEIVSNNRESKKEINNTMRSQEKIKSASKALGLIDYSFNLKEHDNPIGVKQIRENAEIRDKRVEVEKAWNELVASGRGRIRDQQSEATSERRTNAEKKWKELVDSGVVTEIRERDNSVTNQFDKLADELDKSKKSKVEENKNITKDIKVDNTNTLPQEKVDNTNRRSGLIDYSFNLKEHDNPIGVKQIRENAEIRDKRVKVEKAWNELVASGGGRVQEQAGVKITERRANAEKVWDELVKSGVVTEKRDNSSNENS from the coding sequence ATGGCATTATTCCCTCGTAGTATACTTATAGCATTAGTACTAAGCTTTGTCCTAAATTTAGGTCTAGTTACTAAAATTCATGCTAAAGATACTCTTGATAGCATTATAGATATTTTAAGTGGCTTAACTTGTGAAACACAAGGTGTAGGTGATTTAATGCGTACTGAATTTTCGCATACATGTATTGTTGCTCCATTTTTTACTTTTGCGGTAATGAATCTTGTATCTCCCGTTTTATACATGAATACGTTTTTAAAGCTGAAAATAAACGACAGTGATTTATTTAACGATAGTGATTTTGGGAATTTCCCCGGAGGTCAATGTACTCGTGCAAACAGAATTGATCCTAAAAATCCAGAGTTACGCTTTGCTTTATGTAATAATGCTAAATTAATTGTATCGCGTGCAAAATCGGTTGCAGAATCGGCACTTGCTATTGCTAAAGCCGTCTTAACATGGAGTGATCCTTGGGATGATATAAAGCAAGCGTGGGAAAATAAAAAAAAGGAATATCATATTCCATATAGAGGTAAACCTGGTGATGATGGTTTTGCATTTGATGTAGGCTTTCCTGTAATATATTGGAAAGTTATTCAAGATAGAGATAGAATATGTGTTTCAACAAAAGGATTTACAGGAGATGTTCCAGTAGGCTGTAAATATATGAAAGAGCCGTTTCCAAAATCCATATATAATAGTTTTATTGATGTAGAAGATAAGAATTTTATTAAAGATCCAACAAATGATACGCCTAGCGATCCTTTAGCCTTAGTTTCCTGTAGTGCTGCAGGAGAAGGATGTTATCAAAAAGCTTATAATGCTTCAAAAACTGCAGTAGTCATGACTTCTCCTCTTATAGAATGTATCAAGCAAATGATTGCTAGATTACTAATTAGTAAAGATGTTTGTAGTTTTGATAATGTAGATCAAGTTGTTAATTTGTCATCAAGACAAGATAGTGCATTATTTCAGTTCCAAGTAGGTATGTATAAAATAGTTACGGCTTTTCTAACTTTATATGTTATGTTTTTTGGTTTTAAGTTATTACTTGCAGGTAAAGTGCCGCCAAAAAGTGAGTATATAAATTTTATATTGAAAATAATATTCGTCACTTATTTTTCAATAGGAATTAATATAAATCCTGCTAATGGTTCTCAGTATGATCGGTTAGATGGGATGATTCAGTGGGCGTTTCCTTTCTTACTTAACGGTATAAATGGTTTAGCAAGTTGGGTTATGAATGCTGCTCCGTCTGGTTTATGTAAATTTAATAATATTCATTATGATGGAAGTGTTTCGTATATTGCATTATGGGATGCATTAGATTGTAGAGTTGCTCATTATTTAGGACTTGATATATTATCTACTCTACTTGTAGAAAATACTTATCGAAGCCATGATTTTTTAAATTTTGATTTTTTTAGTTTTAGTGCCCCCCCATATATTTATTTGTTAATTCCAGCGATAATCTCTGGTAATATGATGTTGGTATCACTTGCACTTTCTTACCCATTACTTGTGATTTCTGTTGCTGCCTTTATGGTTAATGCAACAATTATGTGTATGATATCTATAGTCATACTAGGTATTCTAGCTCCTCTTTTTGTGCCTATGTTTTTATTTGCGTATACACGAAATTATTTTGATAGCTGGGTTAAGCTGATGATTTCATTCTTGCTACAGCCTATGGTAGTAGTCACTTTTATGATTACGATGTTTGCAGTATATGATTATGGTTTTTACGGTAAATGTCAATATAAGAGCAAGTTAATTCATAATAGTATAGAAGATAAAATTCAAGGTGGGCTTAAGTCTAAGAGAGATGTTTTAATATTTTACATTAATAATGATTGGGATGATACATCACAATATCCTGATAAAGATTCAGTAGAGAGTTGTAAAAATAGTTTAGGGTATATGTTAAATAACCCTATTAATATGGCATTTAACTTTGCAAAAGATAATATCAGTGAAATAGTTAATAGTAAACCTGGTGAGACCACTACTGATGAATTTCTTTCAAAGTTTCAGTTTTTATCAGGAGTTGTTTTGGGGCCTGGTATGTTTTTTATGTCACCAAAAGTGCTTTTTGAGAAAATTAAAAATATTTTGCTTGCGTTAGTTACTGCATGTTTTACTTTGTATTTAATGTATAATTTTAGTAGTCAACTAGCTGAATTCGCTGCAGATATGACGGAAGGAGTTGCTCTTAATAATGTTGCTATAAAGCCACAAGCAATATTTAAGGCAGCTATGGCAGCGCTTTCTACTGCTGGTACTGCAACTAAGGGGATAGATCAGATGGCAAGCCGTGGAGGAGGAGCGCGTGATTTAGGTGGAGCTAAAGGATTTGTAAGTGATAATACAGCTTCAAGTGGAAGTGCTGTTGGTGATAATATTGCTGTGAGTAGAGGTGCGTCGACACCTACAGTAACAACTACTACAGATTCGTCTTCGATAACAAATTCTATTACGAAAACTGTAAGTAGTGATGTAAGATCAGATATTGTTACTCCTCATTCTCCTACAACAGCTTTTTCACAGCATTCTAGCATTAGTTCTACTATTCCTACATCTGTACATAATATTAAACCTACAAGTATTAAGGAAATTGTGAGCAATAATCGAGAAAGTAAAAAAGAGATCAATAATACTATGCGTTCACAAGAAAAAATTAAAAGTGCAAGTAAAGCTTTAGGACTAATTGATTATAGTTTTAACTTAAAGGAACATGATAATCCGATAGGAGTAAAACAGATAAGAGAAAATGCAGAGATTCGTGATAAACGTGTAGAAGTAGAGAAAGCATGGAACGAATTAGTGGCAAGTGGGAGAGGAAGAATAAGAGATCAACAAAGCGAAGCAACATCGGAGCGACGTACTAATGCAGAAAAGAAATGGAAAGAGTTGGTTGATAGCGGTGTAGTAACTGAAATAAGAGAAAGGGATAATAGTGTCACTAATCAATTTGATAAATTAGCTGATGAACTGGACAAGTCAAAAAAATCAAAGGTAGAAGAAAATAAAAATATAACAAAAGACATAAAAGTCGATAATACTAATACGTTACCACAAGAAAAAGTCGATAATACAAATAGAAGGTCAGGACTAATTGATTATAGTTTTAACTTAAAGGAACATGATAATCCGATAGGAGTAAAGCAGATAAGGGAAAATGCAGAGATTCGTGATAAACGTGTAAAAGTAGAAAAAGCATGGAATGAACTAGTAGCAAGTGGAGGTGGAAGAGTACAAGAACAAGCAGGTGTAAAAATAACAGAACGACGTGCAAATGCAGAAAAGGTATGGGATGAGTTAGTTAAAAGTGGTGTAGTAACAGAAAAAAGAGATAATAGTTCTAATGAAAACTCTTAA
- a CDS encoding type IV secretion system protein: MKTLKVLKIFIIVYISSVSLESFAGFGESCSNLPITSDGYLETYTAYGYIIRSIDMKDPRGNCNPSTSSITFCFKNVEGSASPCTIYTLNEGDTRKISDLSTDNNPDLGANTVLKNIVLTVKKFGNDLCLAMPTSRGPMPVACKSLSVTPTATKPKDENCNIGKSCYTGANYSQSLINFSGLAVQCLSETLNKIFFTGSSCSAQDQNSRITHLASFATFQGYLKRIVGAALILYTMFFAFNMALNKEYATTEKITLFIIKFLFVVYFSIGLGPLDFSGGQPVKENGMLKYGLPLLTGAAPDFAGMIFNAAGSRGLCQFDNTKYKDGYKFYGLWDAIDCRIGYYLGLDLLYNIDKNGILGRPVSNGTSGNNKPIPNFDPDGKKDRPHDLSKAGALRFFTVMFGFFMSGHVIILVAGMVFSVIFLSILLYFITHYLVCMVTIYVMTYISPIFIPMVLFTRTKAYFDGWLKVCISCALQPAVVAGFIALLITMYDSAIFKNCEFLRYDYEKGDIRFSTFELRLPSIDADKCQESFGYKMLKYYAGEGWEEHLLILFPIKSIVRDVVSILAELLCVLIFSVIFYYFSKSIGRFAADLTNGPNMDAVTASPTKIVDLVKKGAAFLKDASVHAHGKSSLGDKPDIGNKRKDGAQQGEDAVNSSGGEVADLASGSGGGK; encoded by the coding sequence ATGAAAACTCTTAAAGTTTTAAAGATATTTATTATAGTTTATATATCGTCTGTAAGCTTAGAAAGCTTTGCTGGATTTGGAGAATCATGTTCTAATCTACCAATTACTTCAGATGGGTATTTAGAAACATACACGGCATATGGATATATAATTCGTAGTATTGATATGAAAGATCCAAGAGGAAATTGTAACCCATCTACATCTAGTATAACGTTTTGTTTTAAAAATGTAGAAGGTAGCGCTAGTCCTTGTACCATATATACTTTAAATGAAGGTGACACTAGGAAGATTAGTGATTTAAGTACTGATAATAATCCTGATCTTGGCGCAAATACTGTATTAAAGAATATCGTTTTAACAGTTAAAAAATTTGGTAATGATCTATGTTTAGCTATGCCCACATCAAGGGGACCTATGCCGGTAGCATGTAAATCTTTGAGTGTTACTCCTACTGCAACTAAGCCTAAGGATGAGAATTGTAATATAGGCAAAAGTTGTTATACAGGAGCAAATTATAGTCAATCATTAATTAATTTTTCTGGTCTTGCAGTGCAGTGTTTAAGTGAAACTCTTAATAAAATATTTTTTACAGGAAGTAGTTGTAGTGCTCAAGATCAAAATTCTAGAATAACTCATCTTGCATCTTTTGCTACATTTCAAGGTTATTTAAAGAGAATTGTAGGTGCGGCATTAATTCTTTATACTATGTTTTTTGCCTTTAATATGGCTCTTAATAAGGAATATGCAACTACTGAAAAAATAACTCTTTTTATAATAAAATTCTTATTTGTTGTATATTTTTCTATAGGTTTGGGACCTTTAGATTTTAGTGGTGGTCAGCCGGTAAAAGAAAACGGTATGTTAAAATATGGATTGCCTCTTTTGACTGGAGCAGCACCTGACTTTGCAGGTATGATATTTAATGCGGCAGGTTCTAGAGGATTATGTCAGTTTGATAATACAAAGTATAAGGATGGTTATAAATTTTATGGTTTATGGGATGCGATTGATTGTCGTATAGGTTATTATCTTGGTTTAGATTTACTGTATAATATCGATAAGAATGGAATTTTAGGGCGTCCAGTCAGTAATGGTACAAGCGGTAATAATAAACCTATACCTAATTTTGATCCTGATGGTAAAAAAGATAGGCCACACGATTTAAGTAAAGCAGGAGCACTTAGATTTTTTACTGTTATGTTTGGATTCTTTATGTCTGGCCACGTTATTATACTTGTGGCAGGTATGGTATTTTCTGTAATATTTTTATCTATACTGTTGTATTTTATTACGCATTATTTAGTTTGTATGGTTACTATTTATGTTATGACATATATTTCACCTATATTCATTCCTATGGTTTTATTCACTCGTACAAAAGCTTATTTTGATGGGTGGTTAAAAGTATGTATCTCATGCGCATTGCAACCTGCGGTAGTAGCAGGTTTTATAGCCTTATTAATAACTATGTATGATTCTGCAATATTTAAAAATTGTGAATTCTTAAGATATGATTATGAAAAAGGTGATATTAGATTTAGTACTTTTGAGTTAAGGCTCCCTAGCATTGATGCAGATAAATGTCAGGAAAGCTTTGGGTATAAAATGTTAAAATATTATGCCGGTGAAGGTTGGGAAGAACATTTATTGATACTTTTCCCAATAAAATCAATTGTTCGAGATGTTGTATCTATTTTAGCAGAACTTTTGTGTGTATTAATATTTTCGGTTATTTTTTATTACTTCTCTAAATCTATAGGACGCTTTGCTGCTGATTTAACTAATGGTCCTAATATGGATGCAGTAACGGCAAGTCCAACTAAAATTGTTGATTTAGTAAAAAAAGGAGCAGCTTTCCTGAAGGATGCTTCAGTGCATGCACACGGTAAGTCGTCTTTGGGAGATAAGCCAGATATTGGTAATAAGCGTAAAGATGGAGCGCAGCAAGGTGAAGATGCTGTAAATAGTTCCGGCGGAGAGGTAGCTGATTTAGCAAGCGGTTCTGGTGGAGGCAAATGA